The DNA segment AGAGTTAGAAGAGAATGAAAATAAAACAAATAAAAATATTTATAATATATATATTAATAGATGTGAAGAGTATATAAAAACTCCCCCAGAAAATTTTAACGGAGTTTATAAGCACAAAATTAAGGGATAAAAAATTAATAAAAAGAGGAAGAGAACATGAAAAAGATACTGCTACTTTTAACAGTATGTTTTCTAACAACACTGTTTGGTTCAATAGGCTCTATATCAACAATAGAGGGAAAAGTAGAGATACAAAGACAAAATAGTCTTATTCAAGCACAAGTTAATAGTGAAATAGAGAGATATGACATTATTACTACTGGCAAAGACTCTATTGCTAGAATAGTTTTAAATGATAATACTTTAATTACTATTGGTAAAGAATCTGCACTTAATATTGAAGAGTATGTTTTTGATGAGAAAGATTCATCTAAAAATGAAACTAATTTCAATTTTTTTAAAGGTGCTTTTAAATCTGTTACTGGAAAAATTGGGAAAATCAATCCTTCTAAATTCAAACTAAAAACTAAAAGTGCCACTATAGGTATTAGAGGTACAACAATTATTGGAAACCAAGAGAGAATTATTGTTTTAGAGGGTTCTGTTTTAGTAACATCTCAAAACAAAAGTGTAATTGTTAATTCTGGGCAATATACTAATACTTTACCAAATCAAGCTCCAAGTGATGCACAAGACTATAATCAAGATCAAGAACAACCAATAAGTGAACAATTAGGAGAAGAGGAAAAAGAAGCAGAAGCAACTCTTCCTCAAACAGAAGGTGCAACTGATAATCCTTCAACTTCTAATGCCTCTTCTGTAGCTAATGATGTTCAAAATGATGCTCAAGATATAGCTAATACTCCTGCAGCATTTGATAGTGAAAGAGTTTATCCAACTAAATGGAACAAACCTTCTCAAGCAAGTGAGGATATATCTGGATTAAATCAATTAGAAGGATATAGTACTTCATATTCAGAAGGAACTTATTCAGCAACAGAAGATAACATTATAAGAGTATTTCTTGATAGTAGTCAAATTTTTGCACAAATAGGTAGTTATGAGTTAGGTACTAAAACTGAACCTGATAGTTACTACTATATAAATAGTGACTACTTTGGAGGAATTAATGAAGATAGAATTTGGATGCAAGCAATTCCTGATGTACTAAATACAGATGGAACTTATAGCGTAAACAATGATAATCATATTTCTTGGGGTTATTGGGGAAATAGCGCAGATATAAAAGGAACATGGGTTGCTGGAAATCTTATAACTATTAATAATTATGACACGAGTATAAATGTAAATTATTCAGGACATATGATTGGATATACAAAAGCGATAGGAGATCCTACTTTAAATACTATTTTATATGATAATAATAACTCATTTAATATGAATCTTAACCTTGGAGCTGGGACGAATGGTCAAGTCACAGGAACTTTCTCTTTTAATACTTCGAATAATGAAAGTTGGTCTGGAAGCTTTAACTCTACAACAAACGTTTCATCAGATAGGTTTTCAGCAACCATATCTACTCTTGATAAATCACCAGGAGTACTAGATTCTCAAAGTATTAGCAATTTAAATGGTAAATTTTATGGAACAGGGAATAATACAGTTCCTACAAGTGTTGGAGGAAACTTTAGTATTAATACAACTACAAATCAAGCCTTTGGTTCATTTATAGGAGATAGACAATAATGAAAAGAACAGTTTTAATAAGTAGTATAATAATCTCTACATTTTTAAATGCACAAGAGATAAAAACATCAACAGAGATTACAAAAGCCTTTGATTCAAAAAATTATGAAAAAGTTTATGAGACTTTAAATAAAAAAACAAAAACTGCAGTTTTAACATCAAATGAGTATTTTATTTTAGGTAGAAGTGCTTATGAACTTGGTAGATACAATGAAGCCATTTTAAACTACCAAATGATTTTACAAGAAGAACCAAGTAATAGAAGAGTCCAACTAGAAATTGCTCAATCTTATGAGAAACTAGGAAATCTTAGAGAGGCAAAAGAGATTTTTTTATCTGTTTTAGACACAAAAGTTCCTGCACAAGTAAAAGAGAATATTATCTTAAAACTCAATAGTATTGAGACAAGACTACAAAAAAGTGTACTTAAGTTAGAGACTCTTTTAAGCCTATCTTATGACTCAAATGTGAAAAATCAGGCAGATAAAGGGAGCTACTCTTTATATATTCCTGCATTTGGAGATTTAAATATAACAGATAATACAGAAAAAGAGGGAGATACACTTTCTGAACTTGTAGGACTTTTAACTCATACTTATAGAGTTAATAATAAAATCGATATTCAAAATAAATTGACTGCTTATACTCAAAGATATTTTAGTCACTCTGAAAATAATATCAATCTACTCTCTTGGGCTATTGAACCAAGTTATCAATTAGATAAATCAAAACTTTCAGTTGAATTGTATAAAGATTTTATCCAAGTAGGAAATAGAAACTATCAAACAAATACTTATTTAAAACCAAAAGTAACTTATAATCTTTCACAAAATTCAAACTATATTGCTTCGTTTAAATTAAATAAAAAGAGTTATTTACAATCATCAAATAAAGATAGAGGCTCTTATGAATACACTTTTGCAAACACCTACTCAATCTATGATGAAACTTATGGGTTAAACTCTTTTACCCTTGAAGTTGGTCTTAGCGATAGAAGAAAAGGTACAAGAACAGATGTAAACAATAGCTTTTATACTTTAAGATATGTAAATAGATATCCTCTTGAAGAGGGATTAGTATTAAGTAATTATCTTGAATATAAAGATACTTCATATAAAGATACAGATGTAAACTTTAGAACTAAAAGAGAAGATAAAAACTATTTTTATTCTATTGAACTTACTAAATCTTTGAAAAATAATATTTCAGTTGGTGGAAGTTGGCAATATATAAATAGAGAGTCAAACCATAAACCATTTGAATATGATAAGATGATTACAAAACTCTTTTTATATTATCCTTTCTAAAAATATTATTCTTTACTAAATATTCAATTAGTAAAGAATAATAATCTTTCT comes from the Halarcobacter ebronensis genome and includes:
- a CDS encoding tetratricopeptide repeat protein, coding for MKRTVLISSIIISTFLNAQEIKTSTEITKAFDSKNYEKVYETLNKKTKTAVLTSNEYFILGRSAYELGRYNEAILNYQMILQEEPSNRRVQLEIAQSYEKLGNLREAKEIFLSVLDTKVPAQVKENIILKLNSIETRLQKSVLKLETLLSLSYDSNVKNQADKGSYSLYIPAFGDLNITDNTEKEGDTLSELVGLLTHTYRVNNKIDIQNKLTAYTQRYFSHSENNINLLSWAIEPSYQLDKSKLSVELYKDFIQVGNRNYQTNTYLKPKVTYNLSQNSNYIASFKLNKKSYLQSSNKDRGSYEYTFANTYSIYDETYGLNSFTLEVGLSDRRKGTRTDVNNSFYTLRYVNRYPLEEGLVLSNYLEYKDTSYKDTDVNFRTKREDKNYFYSIELTKSLKNNISVGGSWQYINRESNHKPFEYDKMITKLFLYYPF
- a CDS encoding FecR family protein, translating into MKKILLLLTVCFLTTLFGSIGSISTIEGKVEIQRQNSLIQAQVNSEIERYDIITTGKDSIARIVLNDNTLITIGKESALNIEEYVFDEKDSSKNETNFNFFKGAFKSVTGKIGKINPSKFKLKTKSATIGIRGTTIIGNQERIIVLEGSVLVTSQNKSVIVNSGQYTNTLPNQAPSDAQDYNQDQEQPISEQLGEEEKEAEATLPQTEGATDNPSTSNASSVANDVQNDAQDIANTPAAFDSERVYPTKWNKPSQASEDISGLNQLEGYSTSYSEGTYSATEDNIIRVFLDSSQIFAQIGSYELGTKTEPDSYYYINSDYFGGINEDRIWMQAIPDVLNTDGTYSVNNDNHISWGYWGNSADIKGTWVAGNLITINNYDTSINVNYSGHMIGYTKAIGDPTLNTILYDNNNSFNMNLNLGAGTNGQVTGTFSFNTSNNESWSGSFNSTTNVSSDRFSATISTLDKSPGVLDSQSISNLNGKFYGTGNNTVPTSVGGNFSINTTTNQAFGSFIGDRQ